One region of Candidatus Polarisedimenticolaceae bacterium genomic DNA includes:
- a CDS encoding MopE-related protein, producing the protein MGRQRRLRAAVVAVSLSFFMTGAAHATPRALTLEERIAAQKSIEEVYWRHRIWASTEPRPAFDTVVTPEVLRGKVDLALRQSAVLATRWNHPLTAPEIQAELERMTAGTQAPDVLRELLDALNNDPRLIAEALVRPILADRLVHQFFASDGAIQSSTRESAERGAAVLTSIPAMHRSGPGFRETTWRRGAQAAGDAVVLAPPEFEERRAWLEKNDGLLQEDDAAYTLTRIVSSDADAITAATVRWDKPAFDAWWKSTAATVEPSSALAADAIAVPALPDAACTNDTWKRLGSDGPDPRNYHTGVWTGSEMIVWGGSDQPNEGGSLSQAGYRYNPATDTWSATTMVGAPVARRSHTALWTGSEMLVYGGYTNWIGALNDGSRYNPATDTWTPIPPNAPASRGSYGHTAVWTGTQMIIWGGNPASGGTSDLGSRYSLPLNAWIPFSQTNVPTGRVGHSAVWTGTEMIVWGGSAGATGGRYNPTTDSWTPTRFDATTPTARSNHVAVWTGSRMIVWGGQQDNTGGLYDPSTDTWAPTSTGANVPPKRDWPQGVWTGTEMIVWGGTTSETSGPGFTTGGRYNPSTNTWAPTSTGPGVPTGRWKHSTVWTGSEMIVWGGRTSYFSQVLRSGARYSPATDTWTPISEGSLRPPPANKAGSVWTGAEMIVWGGEQTNTGQTAYLNTGGRYSPALDAWTLTATTNAPAARSGHTAVWTGKAMIVSCGFNGGTSTGRYDPVADAWIPTANIPQARSSHAGVWTGTRLIIWGGDAGGSNFLNTGSIYDPSSNTWSPVSTTGAPSQRSGMAFTWTGSKLVVWGGQANNNPTNTGGRYDLATDSWTPTYSGFGAPAARTDASAVWTGTEMIIWGGSAGGSQLNTGLRYNPATDTFGTTSTASAPGARISHTALWNGTEMIVWGGANFQMAGYLYNSGGRYNLASDTWQPTSVTGLVPDVRSGHAGVVAGTEMIVWGGSPQTSGGGRYCLGTCALSTWYRDADGDGYGDDNVTTTSCDKPAGYVASRGDCNDANPAIKPSAVEVCNGIDDNCDGRIDEGFNVDGDAFTTCQGDCNDNDPTVYPGAPQLCDGKNNDCSDPSWPTVPANEANADGDAFRICQGDCNDNDATVYPGAPQLCDGKNNNCSDPSWPTVPANEADADGDGYRICQNDCNDSNPAVHPGAAEICNGIDDNCNGQVDENAQGVDTDGDGVHNACDNCPTISNPTQTDSDGDHVGNACDNCPNTSNASQSDVDGDAIGDACDNCPLAPNPSQVDTDGDKVGDNCDNCIAEPNPTQSDFDHDGEGDACDLNDGLIYIFGTDDKTYVEWQQETGPSAFNVYTGDLSVLRLSGTYTQAPGSNPLASRACQVTDQFSLDTIVPGSGQVEFSLVTGVTGGVEGSLGTNSAGTPRPNANPCP; encoded by the coding sequence ATGGGCCGTCAACGCCGGCTTCGCGCCGCGGTGGTCGCGGTTTCCCTTTCCTTCTTCATGACAGGTGCAGCCCACGCGACGCCTCGAGCGCTGACCCTCGAAGAGCGCATCGCGGCCCAGAAGTCGATCGAGGAGGTGTACTGGCGGCACAGGATTTGGGCGAGCACCGAGCCTCGGCCCGCCTTCGACACGGTCGTGACGCCCGAGGTGCTTCGAGGGAAGGTCGATCTCGCGCTGCGGCAATCGGCAGTCTTGGCCACGCGCTGGAATCATCCGCTCACCGCGCCCGAGATTCAGGCCGAGCTCGAGCGCATGACGGCCGGCACGCAAGCGCCGGACGTCCTGCGCGAGCTGCTCGACGCCCTCAACAACGATCCAAGACTGATCGCCGAGGCGCTCGTGCGTCCAATTCTCGCGGACCGGCTCGTCCATCAATTCTTCGCCTCGGACGGCGCAATTCAAAGCAGTACGAGGGAGAGCGCGGAGCGCGGCGCCGCGGTCCTGACGTCCATCCCCGCGATGCATCGCTCGGGACCGGGCTTCCGAGAGACGACATGGCGGCGCGGAGCCCAAGCTGCAGGTGACGCCGTCGTTCTTGCGCCGCCGGAGTTCGAGGAACGTCGTGCCTGGCTCGAGAAGAACGACGGTCTGCTTCAAGAGGACGACGCGGCCTACACCCTCACGCGGATCGTTTCGTCCGACGCCGACGCCATTACGGCGGCGACCGTCCGCTGGGACAAGCCGGCGTTCGATGCATGGTGGAAGAGCACTGCGGCGACGGTCGAGCCGAGCTCGGCGCTCGCCGCCGACGCGATCGCAGTACCGGCCCTTCCGGACGCCGCCTGCACGAACGACACCTGGAAGCGCTTGGGGAGCGACGGTCCCGATCCGCGAAACTACCACACGGGCGTCTGGACCGGATCGGAGATGATCGTCTGGGGCGGCTCCGACCAGCCGAACGAGGGCGGCAGCCTTTCGCAGGCCGGCTATCGCTACAACCCGGCGACCGACACCTGGTCGGCGACGACGATGGTGGGGGCGCCCGTCGCCCGCCGCTCGCACACCGCGCTGTGGACCGGCAGCGAGATGCTCGTCTACGGGGGGTACACGAATTGGATCGGGGCGCTCAACGACGGATCCCGCTACAACCCCGCGACCGATACCTGGACGCCGATCCCACCCAACGCCCCCGCGAGCCGCGGCAGCTACGGCCACACCGCAGTCTGGACCGGAACGCAGATGATCATCTGGGGCGGGAACCCCGCGTCGGGCGGCACGTCCGACCTCGGCTCGCGCTACAGCCTCCCGCTCAACGCTTGGATTCCGTTCTCGCAGACGAACGTTCCGACCGGTCGCGTCGGTCACAGCGCCGTCTGGACCGGAACAGAGATGATCGTCTGGGGCGGCAGCGCGGGCGCCACCGGCGGCAGGTACAACCCTACGACCGACTCGTGGACGCCGACGAGATTCGACGCGACGACGCCGACCGCACGCAGCAATCACGTCGCCGTCTGGACCGGGAGCCGGATGATCGTGTGGGGAGGACAGCAGGACAACACCGGCGGTCTTTACGATCCCTCGACCGACACGTGGGCCCCGACGAGCACCGGCGCGAACGTCCCGCCGAAGCGCGACTGGCCGCAGGGCGTCTGGACGGGAACGGAGATGATCGTCTGGGGCGGGACGACGAGCGAAACCAGCGGACCCGGCTTCACGACCGGTGGACGCTACAACCCGTCGACGAATACGTGGGCGCCGACGAGCACCGGGCCCGGAGTGCCGACCGGCCGCTGGAAGCACTCGACCGTCTGGACCGGCTCGGAGATGATCGTCTGGGGTGGTCGCACCTCTTATTTCTCGCAGGTGCTGCGCAGCGGGGCGAGGTACTCGCCGGCGACGGATACGTGGACCCCGATCTCGGAAGGAAGTCTGCGTCCGCCGCCGGCCAACAAGGCCGGGTCGGTGTGGACCGGCGCCGAGATGATCGTGTGGGGCGGCGAGCAGACGAACACCGGCCAGACGGCCTATCTCAACACGGGCGGCCGATACAGCCCGGCGCTCGATGCGTGGACGTTGACGGCGACGACCAACGCGCCGGCAGCGAGGTCCGGCCACACGGCGGTCTGGACCGGAAAAGCGATGATCGTCAGCTGCGGGTTCAACGGAGGAACCTCGACGGGAAGGTATGACCCGGTCGCGGATGCGTGGATCCCCACGGCGAACATTCCGCAAGCGCGCTCGTCGCATGCAGGTGTCTGGACGGGGACGCGTCTGATCATCTGGGGCGGTGACGCCGGCGGGAGCAACTTCCTGAACACGGGCTCGATCTACGATCCTTCGTCGAATACATGGTCCCCCGTGTCGACGACGGGAGCGCCTTCCCAGCGCTCGGGGATGGCGTTCACGTGGACGGGATCGAAGCTCGTCGTGTGGGGTGGCCAGGCCAACAACAATCCGACGAATACCGGCGGCCGGTACGATCTCGCGACCGATTCGTGGACGCCGACGTACTCCGGCTTCGGCGCACCCGCGGCTCGCACCGACGCCAGCGCGGTCTGGACTGGAACCGAGATGATCATCTGGGGCGGTTCAGCTGGTGGGAGCCAACTCAACACGGGGCTGCGCTACAACCCGGCGACCGACACGTTCGGCACGACGAGCACCGCGAGCGCTCCGGGTGCGCGTATCTCCCACACGGCGCTCTGGAACGGCACCGAGATGATCGTCTGGGGCGGCGCGAACTTCCAGATGGCGGGCTATCTCTACAACAGCGGAGGCCGTTACAACCTGGCGTCCGACACCTGGCAGCCGACATCCGTCACGGGGCTCGTTCCCGACGTGCGGTCGGGTCACGCCGGTGTCGTCGCGGGCACCGAGATGATCGTCTGGGGCGGTAGCCCGCAGACATCGGGAGGTGGCCGCTACTGCCTCGGGACATGCGCGCTCTCGACCTGGTACCGCGATGCCGACGGCGACGGCTACGGCGACGACAACGTCACGACGACGTCGTGCGACAAGCCCGCCGGTTACGTCGCGTCGCGCGGCGACTGCAACGATGCCAACCCGGCGATCAAGCCGAGCGCCGTCGAGGTTTGCAACGGCATCGACGACAACTGCGACGGCCGCATCGACGAAGGGTTCAATGTCGATGGCGATGCGTTCACGACGTGCCAGGGAGATTGCAACGACAACGATCCGACCGTCTATCCGGGCGCGCCGCAGCTCTGCGACGGCAAGAATAACGACTGCTCGGACCCGTCGTGGCCCACGGTGCCCGCCAACGAAGCCAACGCCGACGGCGACGCGTTCCGCATCTGTCAGGGCGATTGCAACGACAACGACGCGACCGTCTATCCGGGCGCGCCGCAGCTCTGCGATGGCAAGAACAACAACTGCTCCGATCCGTCGTGGCCCACGGTGCCGGCGAACGAGGCCGACGCCGACGGCGACGGGTATCGGATCTGCCAGAACGATTGCAATGATTCGAACCCCGCGGTCCATCCTGGTGCCGCGGAGATCTGCAACGGCATCGACGACAACTGCAACGGGCAGGTCGACGAGAACGCGCAGGGAGTCGACACGGATGGGGACGGCGTGCACAACGCCTGCGACAACTGTCCGACGATCTCGAACCCGACCCAGACGGACAGCGATGGGGATCATGTCGGCAACGCCTGTGACAATTGCCCGAACACCTCGAACGCCTCGCAGTCAGATGTCGACGGCGACGCGATCGGCGACGCGTGCGACAACTGCCCGCTCGCGCCAAACCCGTCGCAAGTCGACACCGACGGCGACAAAGTCGGAGACAACTGCGACAACTGCATCGCCGAACCCAATCCCACGCAATCCGACTTCGACCACGACGGCGAGGGCGACGCCTGCGACCTCAACGACGGCCTGATCTACATCTTCGGCACTGACGACAAGACGTACGTCGAGTGGCAGCAGGAGACGGGACCGTCGGCGTTCAACGTCTACACCGGCGATCTCTCCGTGCTCCGCTTGTCCGGCACGTACACGCAGGCGCCGGGGTCGAATCCGCTCGCGTCGAGGGCCTGCCAGGTCACCGACCAGTTCTCGCTCGACACGATCGTGCCGGGGAGCGGGCAGGTGGAGTTCAGCCTCGTCACGGGAGTGACCGGAGGCGTCGAGGGGTCGCTGGGAACGAACAGCGCGGGGACGCCGAGGCCGAACGCGAATCCTTGCCCGTAG
- a CDS encoding glycosyltransferase family 4 protein has protein sequence MRILYVSQYFPPEAGAPSARVHELARAWVAAGHDVTVLTAFPHHPTGIKKKEDRRVLTRRETVDGIDVIRSYVYAAPNQGTGKRMLSYASFMASAAVIGPLRAKRPDVVIATSPQLLCGAAGWAVARILRAPFVFEVRDLWPESILAVDALPDSFVVRRLRGLSRFLYRHNEQLVAVGEGYKRKIVELYGIDASRIEVVTNGIDTSTFIPGIRDNEVRRAYGWGDRFVALYLGTHGMAHALDKVLESAAALRSRPDILFVLVGEGAEKANLKAQAQRLALPNVQFIDQQPKARVPLFYAACDLGLVTLRNTPLFQEVLPSKIFEYLGMERPILISVDGEARRLVEASGGGRFVPPENVPAMTEAILAVERDRATWAAAGPRARAYVLEHYDRRQTAERYLRILERVAAR, from the coding sequence GTGCGCATTCTCTACGTTTCTCAGTATTTCCCCCCCGAAGCCGGCGCACCTTCGGCGCGCGTCCACGAGCTGGCGCGCGCCTGGGTCGCGGCGGGCCACGACGTCACGGTTCTCACGGCGTTCCCCCATCACCCGACGGGTATCAAGAAGAAGGAAGACCGCCGTGTCCTGACGCGCCGCGAGACGGTCGACGGGATCGACGTCATCCGGTCGTACGTCTACGCCGCGCCGAACCAGGGGACCGGGAAGCGCATGCTGTCCTATGCGTCGTTCATGGCGTCCGCGGCGGTGATCGGCCCCTTGCGCGCGAAGCGGCCCGACGTCGTCATCGCAACGTCACCGCAGCTCCTCTGCGGGGCGGCCGGCTGGGCGGTCGCGCGCATCCTGCGCGCGCCGTTCGTCTTCGAGGTCCGCGATCTCTGGCCCGAGTCGATCCTCGCCGTCGATGCGCTCCCCGACTCGTTCGTCGTGCGGCGCCTCCGCGGTCTGTCGCGTTTCCTTTATCGGCACAACGAGCAGCTCGTGGCGGTCGGCGAAGGCTACAAGAGGAAGATCGTCGAGCTGTACGGCATCGACGCGTCGCGCATCGAGGTGGTCACGAACGGGATCGATACGTCGACTTTCATCCCCGGCATTCGAGACAACGAGGTCCGGCGTGCGTACGGATGGGGCGATCGCTTCGTGGCGCTCTACCTGGGGACGCATGGGATGGCGCACGCCCTGGACAAGGTCCTCGAGTCCGCTGCGGCGCTCCGCTCACGCCCGGACATCTTGTTCGTGCTCGTCGGCGAGGGAGCGGAGAAGGCGAACCTCAAAGCGCAAGCTCAACGGCTCGCCTTGCCGAACGTCCAGTTCATCGATCAACAGCCGAAGGCGCGCGTGCCTCTCTTCTACGCGGCGTGCGATCTCGGCCTCGTCACGCTCAGAAACACGCCGCTCTTCCAGGAGGTGCTCCCCTCGAAGATCTTCGAGTACCTCGGCATGGAGCGCCCGATCCTGATCAGCGTCGACGGCGAGGCGCGGCGTCTCGTCGAGGCGTCGGGCGGAGGACGCTTCGTCCCACCCGAGAACGTCCCCGCGATGACCGAGGCGATCCTCGCGGTCGAACGAGACCGCGCGACGTGGGCGGCCGCCGGCCCCCGCGCGCGCGCCTACGTGCTCGAGCACTACGATCGACGGCAGACCGCGGAGCGTTACCTCCGGATCTTGGAGAGAGTCGCCGCGCGCTAG
- a CDS encoding adenylosuccinate synthase yields MGNLAVVGAQWGDEGKGKVVDLLSDRFDVVARYQGGPNAGHTVTIGGKRHALQHIPSGVFRPDARIVIGNGTVLDLAKLIAELDGLASAGISLDGRFFISDRAHVILPLMARIDAAREREAGDAARIGTTQRGIGPTYEAKAARVGLRVGDLYDPKDLTLKIGRLVAGEYGRRLREAGDDPGDPAAMAAEATAYAERLRPFVADTSLLLNDWMDEGRSILFEGAQGTLLDLDHGSYPFVTSSSTVAGGLCAGLGVSPRRVDAIAGVFKAYCSRVGSGPMPTELLDGPEGFGETLRKRGREFGTVTGRPRRCGWFDGAAAAYAQRINRFDTVCIMLLDVLDAFDEIPVCTGYTQGGKPVRSFPPVVSDAMRLQPVYERLPGWKTDTTGITTWDALPPAARAYLERLGAIIGTEVAMVSVGPDRAQSIVRPGSLLERKLAAVGS; encoded by the coding sequence ATGGGAAACCTCGCGGTCGTCGGCGCGCAATGGGGAGATGAGGGCAAGGGGAAGGTCGTCGATCTCCTCTCCGACCGCTTCGACGTCGTCGCGCGCTATCAGGGAGGGCCCAACGCGGGCCACACCGTCACGATCGGCGGCAAGCGCCACGCGCTTCAGCACATCCCGTCCGGCGTCTTCCGGCCCGACGCGCGCATCGTCATCGGAAACGGGACGGTCCTCGACTTGGCGAAGCTCATCGCCGAGCTCGACGGCCTCGCGAGCGCCGGAATCTCGCTCGACGGCCGCTTCTTCATCAGCGACCGCGCGCACGTGATCCTCCCGCTGATGGCGCGCATCGACGCCGCGCGCGAGCGCGAGGCGGGGGACGCGGCGCGCATCGGCACGACCCAGCGCGGGATCGGGCCGACGTACGAGGCGAAGGCCGCGCGGGTCGGCCTGCGCGTCGGCGATCTCTACGATCCGAAGGACCTGACGCTCAAGATCGGGCGTCTCGTCGCCGGTGAGTACGGCCGGCGCCTGCGCGAGGCGGGGGACGATCCGGGAGATCCCGCGGCGATGGCGGCGGAGGCGACGGCGTACGCGGAGCGACTCCGGCCCTTCGTCGCCGACACGTCCCTGCTCCTGAACGACTGGATGGACGAAGGGCGCTCCATCCTCTTCGAAGGTGCGCAGGGCACGCTCCTCGATCTCGACCACGGCTCGTACCCGTTCGTGACCTCGTCGTCGACGGTGGCGGGCGGTCTCTGCGCCGGCCTCGGCGTCTCGCCGCGACGCGTCGACGCGATCGCCGGCGTCTTCAAGGCGTACTGCAGCCGCGTCGGCAGCGGGCCGATGCCGACCGAGCTCCTTGACGGCCCCGAAGGCTTCGGCGAGACGCTCCGCAAGCGCGGCCGCGAGTTCGGCACCGTGACCGGCCGCCCGCGCCGGTGCGGGTGGTTCGACGGCGCCGCGGCGGCTTACGCGCAGCGGATCAACCGCTTCGACACCGTCTGCATCATGCTGCTCGACGTCCTCGACGCGTTCGATGAGATCCCGGTCTGCACCGGCTACACGCAGGGCGGCAAGCCGGTGCGCTCCTTCCCCCCGGTCGTCTCCGACGCGATGAGACTTCAGCCGGTCTACGAGCGCCTGCCCGGATGGAAGACCGACACGACCGGGATCACGACGTGGGATGCGCTGCCGCCCGCCGCGCGCGCCTACCTCGAGCGCCTCGGCGCGATCATCGGCACCGAGGTCGCAATGGTCTCGGTCGGCCCGGATCGTGCGCAGAGCATCGTCCGGCCGGGGAGCCTGCTCGAGCGGAAGCTCGCGGCGGTCGGGTCCTAG
- the hutH gene encoding histidine ammonia-lyase, with the protein MRVSIDGSSLTLEAVEEIALGASCTLTPRARRAVAASRRAVEKAARGDRQVYGVNTGFGHLANVRIAPENLAELQVNLIRSHAAGTGPALPRETVRAILALRANCLARGHSGLRAETLEAMLAFLRADIVPVVPAKGSVGASGDLAPLAHVALALIGEGDVFHRGRRIAAAAALKRARLSPVVLEPKEGIALINGTQVMTAIGGLALLRAERLAVQADIVGAMTLEALKGSHRAFDPRIHRARPQRGQQVSAENLRKVLRDSAIEDSHRDCGRVQDAYSLRCMPQVHGAARDGFRYVREILTIEINASTDNPMVFAERGDLVSGGNFHGQPVAVALDQLAIAACSLATISERRIERLVNPALSDLPAFLAEDAGLNSGLMMAHVTAAALVSENKVLAHPASVDTIPTSAGKEDHVSMGVHAARKAEEIVRNAETVLAIETIAAAQALDFLAPLTPGAGVAAAHRAFRRVVKRLRRDRVLAPDIEKAREAIVAGALREAAEKVVGRLS; encoded by the coding sequence ATGCGTGTTTCGATCGATGGATCCTCCCTCACGCTCGAGGCGGTCGAAGAGATCGCGCTCGGCGCGTCGTGCACGTTGACGCCGCGCGCGCGCCGCGCCGTCGCCGCCTCGCGGCGCGCGGTCGAGAAGGCGGCGCGCGGCGATCGCCAGGTCTACGGCGTCAACACGGGCTTCGGCCACCTCGCGAACGTGCGCATCGCGCCCGAGAACCTCGCCGAGCTGCAGGTCAACCTCATCCGCAGCCACGCGGCGGGGACGGGGCCGGCCCTCCCGCGAGAGACGGTCCGCGCGATCCTGGCCCTTCGAGCGAACTGCCTCGCGCGCGGCCACTCGGGACTTCGAGCCGAAACCTTGGAGGCGATGCTCGCCTTCCTCCGCGCCGACATCGTTCCCGTCGTGCCCGCGAAAGGCTCCGTCGGCGCGTCAGGCGATCTCGCGCCGCTCGCGCACGTCGCGCTCGCGCTCATCGGCGAAGGCGACGTGTTCCATCGCGGCCGGCGGATCGCCGCCGCGGCGGCGCTCAAGCGCGCACGTCTCTCCCCCGTCGTGCTCGAGCCGAAGGAAGGGATCGCGCTCATCAACGGCACGCAGGTCATGACCGCGATCGGCGGACTGGCTCTTCTGCGCGCCGAGCGCCTCGCGGTTCAAGCGGACATCGTCGGCGCGATGACCCTCGAGGCGCTCAAGGGATCGCATCGCGCCTTCGATCCGCGCATCCACCGCGCGCGCCCTCAGCGTGGCCAGCAGGTCTCGGCGGAGAATCTACGGAAGGTCCTGCGGGACAGCGCGATCGAGGATTCCCACCGCGATTGCGGGAGAGTGCAAGACGCCTACTCGCTGCGATGCATGCCCCAGGTCCACGGTGCCGCGCGCGACGGGTTCCGCTACGTCCGCGAGATCTTGACGATCGAGATCAATGCCTCGACCGACAATCCGATGGTGTTCGCGGAGCGCGGCGACCTCGTCTCCGGCGGCAACTTCCACGGGCAGCCGGTCGCGGTCGCGCTCGATCAGCTCGCGATCGCGGCGTGCTCGCTCGCGACGATCAGCGAGCGGCGCATCGAGCGGCTCGTCAATCCCGCGCTCTCCGACCTCCCCGCCTTCCTGGCCGAGGACGCCGGGCTGAACTCGGGCCTGATGATGGCGCACGTCACCGCGGCCGCTCTCGTCTCGGAGAACAAGGTGCTCGCTCACCCCGCGAGCGTGGACACGATTCCCACCTCCGCGGGGAAGGAAGACCACGTCTCGATGGGGGTCCACGCCGCGAGGAAGGCGGAGGAGATCGTGAGGAACGCGGAGACGGTGCTCGCGATCGAGACGATCGCCGCCGCGCAGGCGCTCGACTTCCTGGCGCCGCTGACGCCCGGCGCCGGCGTCGCCGCAGCGCATCGCGCGTTCCGCCGTGTCGTGAAACGCCTGAGGCGCGACCGCGTGCTCGCGCCGGACATCGAGAAGGCGAGGGAAGCGATCGTCGCTGGCGCGTTGCGTGAGGCGGCCGAGAAGGTGGTCGGAAGACTCAGTTAA
- a CDS encoding sulfurtransferase TusA family protein, whose translation MAENEIVDARGLYCPVPVLRLKRKLRGLPAGRRVVLVATDPAAPLDVLAFCNIEGHVYLGETPREGGVFEIAVAVGRVL comes from the coding sequence GTGGCCGAAAACGAGATCGTCGACGCGCGCGGGCTCTACTGCCCGGTGCCGGTCCTCCGACTCAAAAGGAAGCTGCGCGGCCTCCCCGCAGGGCGCCGCGTCGTCCTCGTCGCCACCGACCCGGCCGCTCCTCTCGACGTCCTCGCCTTCTGCAACATCGAAGGACACGTCTACCTCGGCGAGACCCCGCGCGAGGGTGGGGTGTTCGAGATCGCGGTCGCGGTCGGGCGTGTGCTATAA
- a CDS encoding diguanylate cyclase, translating into MSDPVGARVLLVTDDPLGSRSLAEWIGQTGHQVETVAGTDDIAGEDDDALGLVVTDLDTDDARSRALLESFASGTLFRTTPKLHVFRDLALLRTMRAADPALAATTIPAPPKAEDLQARVRLAIEIGRLERLLARHSVRDSLTGLTNRRYLLLRLEEEIARARRYGTPVSLALFDVDHLKDINDGHGQAAGDAAIRHVGRILRRHVRREDAMGRLGADVFGVVLAGSRYRGAATMANKVRTEAEEADLEHEGTTFAMRLSAGISTFPDNKAITGADDLVRVAEDAVRRAKSRGGNRVFIDEGVLRQERRVVLVADPDAELLELAEDLLTLDDFRVVKAGTGRAALEALRFRLPDLAVVELGMRERDGGVPLVERIQELYPGSRFPIVGLLEGGSADPESLSRLGVDRFITKPFSLSLLRSAARELLESYRV; encoded by the coding sequence ATGTCCGATCCCGTAGGCGCGCGTGTCCTCCTCGTCACCGACGATCCCCTGGGATCGCGCTCCCTCGCGGAATGGATCGGACAGACGGGACATCAGGTCGAGACGGTGGCCGGGACCGATGACATCGCCGGCGAGGACGACGACGCGCTCGGCCTCGTCGTCACCGACCTCGACACCGACGACGCCCGGTCCCGGGCTCTTCTCGAGAGCTTCGCCTCAGGCACGCTCTTCCGCACGACACCGAAGCTCCACGTCTTTCGCGACCTCGCGCTCCTGCGCACGATGCGCGCCGCCGACCCCGCGCTCGCCGCGACGACGATCCCGGCGCCGCCGAAGGCGGAGGATCTCCAGGCCCGCGTACGGCTCGCGATCGAGATCGGCCGGCTCGAGCGCCTGCTCGCGCGGCACTCGGTCCGCGACTCGCTCACAGGGCTCACGAACCGCCGTTACCTGCTTCTCCGGCTCGAGGAGGAGATCGCGCGCGCGCGCCGCTACGGGACGCCCGTGTCGCTCGCCCTCTTCGACGTCGATCATCTGAAAGACATCAACGACGGTCACGGCCAGGCCGCGGGTGACGCCGCGATCCGCCATGTCGGACGGATCTTGAGGCGCCACGTGCGGCGCGAGGACGCGATGGGGCGCCTCGGCGCCGACGTCTTCGGCGTCGTCCTCGCCGGGAGCCGGTACCGCGGCGCCGCGACGATGGCGAACAAGGTCCGCACCGAGGCCGAGGAGGCCGACCTCGAGCACGAAGGAACGACGTTCGCGATGCGCCTCTCGGCGGGGATCTCGACCTTCCCGGACAACAAGGCGATCACGGGCGCGGACGACCTCGTGCGCGTCGCCGAGGACGCCGTGCGCCGCGCGAAGTCGCGCGGCGGCAACCGCGTGTTCATCGACGAGGGTGTGCTGCGCCAGGAGCGCCGGGTCGTCCTCGTGGCCGACCCCGACGCGGAGCTGCTCGAGCTGGCCGAGGACCTGCTCACGCTCGACGACTTCCGCGTCGTGAAGGCGGGCACGGGGCGCGCGGCGCTCGAGGCGTTGCGTTTCCGGCTTCCCGACCTGGCGGTGGTCGAGCTCGGCATGCGCGAGCGCGACGGCGGCGTTCCGCTCGTCGAGCGCATCCAGGAGCTCTACCCCGGGAGCCGCTTCCCGATCGTCGGGCTCCTCGAAGGCGGGAGCGCCGATCCGGAGTCGCTCTCCCGCCTCGGTGTCGACCGGTTCATCACGAAGCCGTTTTCGCTGAGCCTCCTCAGGAGCGCCGCCCGCGAGCTTCTCGAGTCGTACAGGGTGTAG